The Opitutaceae bacterium genome has a window encoding:
- a CDS encoding carbohydrate ABC transporter permease — protein sequence MNPNGRRKALVPGTLIIGALLGYAAWVVYPMVWVAYSSLKDEQAIAENPFALPDARGVDFENYRTAWSDARFGDYFLNSVLVTTVSVALIVFLGSMAAYVLARFPRRWTGAVHGLFLVGLTLPVQLSLVPLFFELRALGLLNTLPGLVLVYTANGLPFAVFILTSFFRALPASLHEAAVLDGCSEAGAFWRVMLPLARPGLITVATFQFIAIWKEYFFAFMLAAGGADGATRTLPLGLANLAITAQYRNEYGPLFAGIILATLPVLAVHLFLQKHLIAGITAGAVKG from the coding sequence GTGAATCCCAACGGCAGGCGAAAAGCCCTCGTTCCCGGCACCCTGATCATCGGTGCCCTGCTCGGTTATGCGGCGTGGGTTGTGTACCCTATGGTCTGGGTGGCTTACTCGTCTCTCAAGGACGAACAGGCAATCGCGGAGAACCCCTTCGCCCTGCCGGATGCGCGCGGGGTGGATTTCGAAAACTACCGCACTGCCTGGTCGGATGCGCGCTTCGGCGACTACTTCCTGAACAGCGTGCTCGTTACCACCGTTTCAGTTGCCCTCATTGTCTTCCTGGGCTCCATGGCCGCCTATGTCCTTGCCCGTTTTCCCCGGCGTTGGACGGGCGCAGTGCACGGGCTTTTTCTTGTTGGCCTCACGCTGCCGGTGCAATTGAGCCTCGTCCCCCTGTTTTTCGAACTGCGTGCGCTTGGCCTGCTAAACACCCTGCCCGGGCTTGTGCTGGTGTACACGGCGAACGGCCTTCCCTTCGCGGTGTTTATCCTCACGAGCTTCTTCCGGGCGTTGCCCGCCTCACTTCACGAGGCCGCGGTTCTCGATGGTTGCAGCGAGGCGGGCGCCTTCTGGCGAGTGATGCTTCCCCTCGCACGGCCGGGCCTCATCACAGTGGCGACCTTTCAGTTCATCGCGATTTGGAAGGAGTATTTCTTTGCCTTCATGCTGGCCGCCGGGGGTGCCGACGGAGCGACGCGCACGCTCCCCCTCGGCCTCGCGAACCTGGCAATCACGGCGCAATATCGGAATGAGTACGGGCCACTTTTCGCCGGGATAATCCTGGCTACGCTTCCAGTGCTTGCCGTGCACCTCTTCCTTCAAAAACACCTCATCGCAGGCATCACTGCCGGGGCGGTGAAAGGATGA
- a CDS encoding DUF3016 domain-containing protein gives MKTKIALLAALVAALLPQVRAESSNAANGPVNVVFQEPEKFTDVKTSSMGSDRDRDAILEEVKSFIEQTASKRVPAGHVLTITVRDLDMAGDFEPWRFDARDVRIVKDLYPPRAKVSFRLTDASGAVVKEGDRNLSDMGFMQTISVDRNDELRFEKRLIGDWIEDEFAKVKKS, from the coding sequence ATGAAAACAAAAATCGCCCTCCTAGCCGCCCTCGTCGCGGCGCTCCTACCCCAGGTCCGGGCCGAGTCGTCGAACGCGGCAAATGGGCCTGTGAATGTTGTCTTCCAAGAACCTGAAAAGTTCACGGATGTGAAGACCTCCTCGATGGGCAGTGATCGCGATCGCGACGCCATCCTCGAGGAAGTGAAAAGTTTTATCGAGCAGACCGCGTCAAAGCGCGTTCCCGCCGGCCATGTCCTCACCATTACCGTGCGCGATCTCGATATGGCAGGGGATTTCGAGCCCTGGCGTTTTGATGCGCGCGATGTGCGAATCGTAAAGGACCTCTATCCGCCTCGCGCAAAGGTGTCCTTCCGTCTCACCGACGCTTCGGGAGCAGTGGTGAAGGAAGGCGACCGCAACCTCTCTGACATGGGTTTCATGCAGACCATCTCCGTGGATCGAAACGACGAGCTTCGTTTTGAGAAACGCCTCATTGGCGACTGGATCGAGGACGAGTTCGCGAAGGTGAAGAAAAGCTGA
- a CDS encoding DUF481 domain-containing protein, translated as MNRQNCLKGLGAAALAAMAAGSIQADVVETKSGARITGTVKSIDGSTVVVDTDFAGEIKIKQGEVVAISTEKPLNVRLASGTTLQGVLKAEDQAKTVQIVGVDGTLITTVDKVAATWSPGGKDPAVAALERTWAYEAAVDISGKSGNREQLGTALSFRATLATSQDTLQFYSAYDRQVVDGTKSADQFKVGVDYQNNFSGKYSWYARNEGGFDRVKDIELFNVAAAGFGYDFIKKPKQTLTLRAGLAFRYEGYKTPGSDNLKSAGLDFGLNHKLTFDFGTLVNRLSYVPTFEDFANYRATHESFLELPLAAADWKIRLGLSNDYNSKPTTGVEKLDTTYFTRLVLNWK; from the coding sequence ATGAACCGACAAAACTGTCTCAAAGGCCTCGGGGCCGCTGCGCTTGCGGCGATGGCTGCAGGCTCGATTCAAGCGGATGTGGTGGAAACGAAAAGCGGGGCGAGGATCACTGGCACAGTGAAGTCGATCGACGGGTCAACGGTGGTGGTCGACACGGATTTCGCGGGTGAAATCAAGATCAAGCAGGGGGAAGTGGTCGCAATTTCGACCGAGAAGCCCCTGAACGTGCGTCTGGCAAGCGGCACCACGCTTCAAGGTGTGCTCAAGGCGGAGGACCAGGCAAAGACGGTTCAGATCGTCGGCGTGGACGGCACGCTGATCACCACAGTCGACAAAGTTGCCGCGACTTGGTCGCCGGGCGGCAAGGACCCCGCCGTGGCCGCTCTTGAGCGTACGTGGGCCTATGAGGCGGCCGTGGACATCAGCGGCAAATCCGGCAACCGGGAGCAACTGGGAACCGCTTTGAGTTTCCGTGCCACGCTTGCCACTTCCCAGGACACGCTGCAGTTCTATTCAGCTTACGACAGGCAGGTGGTGGACGGGACCAAGTCCGCCGACCAGTTCAAGGTGGGTGTGGACTACCAAAACAATTTCTCGGGCAAGTATAGCTGGTACGCGCGCAATGAAGGCGGCTTTGATCGGGTGAAAGATATCGAGCTCTTCAACGTTGCGGCGGCAGGTTTTGGTTATGACTTCATCAAGAAGCCAAAGCAGACCCTGACGCTGCGCGCCGGTTTGGCCTTCCGCTACGAGGGATACAAGACGCCCGGAAGCGACAACCTGAAGTCAGCCGGTTTGGACTTCGGCCTGAATCACAAGCTTACGTTTGATTTTGGCACGCTCGTGAACCGACTGTCCTACGTCCCGACATTTGAGGATTTTGCGAATTACCGGGCCACTCACGAGTCGTTTCTCGAGCTGCCTTTGGCAGCTGCAGACTGGAAGATTCGTCTTGGCCTGAGCAACGACTACAACAGCAAACCGACGACTGGCGTCGAAAAGCTGGATACCACCTACTTCACGCGCCTGGTGCTTAATTGGAAGTAA
- a CDS encoding penicillin acylase family protein: MATKRIIFIVLATAGAAATGWALWLRNSAKPWAFTQATVAGLSAPVEVVRDARGVPLLRAKSRLDAVRALGFAHAVDRLWQMDLNRRAGLGARAELLGAEFAERDQAARLLGLPEAIPTIWEGLPADQRARLEAYADGVNAGIQALGGRSAFHRALGAEMRPWQPQDALLVALGHFVDLQPTLWTRDERLGALRDRLGLEWAAFFSNPFGTLELPGPKILSLGKSGSDEDSLPVPLAEEAAEWIRQERRTHPVDGLLSEITQGNASFLETSWTGPLAAPSPFYAATLEFFANDGSQQRVTGLSWPGLPLLVIGTNGKVAWGVIPLNADTTDLILLPRSDIDPEVLYVQGKDILKLESSTQKIRVRGEDPRELTVLRSQWGAVVGRGEKKQYLAVRSTATQPGAINLALAELELSTDTHAAAAIAESSALKPMRLALADVQGNTVQTAIGRVPERVGYDGQMPVYFAYGDRRWEKLVPAQPYSTLGASGAMCSVGGEPFSQWQDLFAQVIQGAAPRGREKEWEELRSLQQSNHGAYLLAEAFGRHARARILAPILRSLPRRYENFEYGPLPVDEAALRIVRDKPAHLLDPRYESWEAVLVNAAIDTLADLSLIDKALDRKRVLSLTKGIPFWASWPFAGAAAPLPPKAHIGVFPDGGFVGESVRALAGPSGALRLSLPGGPAEHPASAHHASWHAAWADSVLLESEPAADAQDAVLLQP; this comes from the coding sequence ATGGCAACCAAACGAATTATCTTTATTGTCCTTGCCACCGCTGGCGCCGCCGCCACCGGGTGGGCTTTGTGGCTTCGCAATTCGGCGAAGCCGTGGGCCTTCACCCAGGCTACCGTCGCCGGTCTTTCCGCCCCCGTCGAAGTGGTGCGCGATGCCCGCGGTGTACCCTTGCTTCGGGCCAAGAGCCGACTCGATGCCGTCCGTGCGCTGGGGTTCGCCCATGCCGTTGACCGGCTGTGGCAAATGGACCTGAATCGCAGGGCGGGGCTGGGCGCGCGCGCCGAGCTCCTGGGAGCCGAATTCGCCGAACGAGACCAGGCTGCCCGCCTACTCGGCTTGCCGGAAGCCATCCCCACAATCTGGGAAGGCCTTCCCGCGGACCAACGTGCCCGTCTCGAGGCGTATGCGGACGGGGTTAACGCTGGCATCCAAGCCCTCGGCGGGCGTTCCGCCTTTCACCGGGCTCTGGGTGCCGAGATGCGCCCTTGGCAACCGCAGGACGCATTGCTCGTGGCGCTTGGTCATTTTGTCGATCTTCAGCCGACCTTATGGACCCGCGATGAACGGCTCGGCGCCCTCCGGGACCGCCTCGGCCTCGAATGGGCCGCGTTTTTCTCAAACCCCTTTGGGACATTGGAACTCCCCGGACCAAAGATCCTCAGCCTCGGGAAATCGGGGAGCGACGAGGATTCCCTGCCCGTTCCCCTCGCTGAGGAAGCTGCCGAATGGATCAGACAGGAGCGCCGCACCCACCCTGTCGACGGCCTTCTCTCAGAGATAACCCAAGGCAACGCCTCGTTCCTTGAAACCTCTTGGACGGGCCCGCTGGCCGCACCAAGTCCCTTCTATGCCGCGACCCTCGAATTTTTTGCAAACGACGGCTCACAGCAGCGCGTGACGGGGCTCTCGTGGCCGGGCCTTCCGCTCCTGGTGATCGGCACCAATGGCAAAGTGGCGTGGGGTGTGATTCCCCTGAATGCGGACACCACTGACCTCATACTCCTGCCCAGGTCCGACATCGATCCAGAAGTCCTCTACGTACAGGGCAAAGATATTCTGAAGCTTGAAAGCTCGACCCAAAAGATCCGTGTTCGCGGAGAAGACCCAAGGGAACTCACCGTGCTTCGATCCCAGTGGGGAGCCGTTGTCGGCCGCGGGGAGAAGAAGCAGTATCTCGCTGTTCGCTCGACGGCGACACAGCCGGGCGCAATCAACCTCGCGCTCGCGGAGCTTGAGCTCTCAACTGACACTCACGCCGCTGCTGCCATTGCGGAGTCCAGCGCGCTGAAGCCGATGCGCCTCGCGTTGGCGGACGTCCAGGGTAACACCGTGCAGACCGCCATTGGCCGCGTGCCGGAGCGCGTCGGCTACGATGGCCAGATGCCAGTGTATTTTGCCTACGGTGACAGGCGCTGGGAGAAGCTAGTGCCAGCCCAGCCATACTCGACTCTCGGCGCTTCAGGCGCGATGTGCTCGGTCGGAGGCGAACCCTTTTCCCAGTGGCAGGATCTCTTTGCCCAAGTGATCCAAGGGGCTGCGCCACGGGGCAGGGAGAAGGAGTGGGAGGAGCTGCGCAGCTTGCAGCAATCGAATCACGGAGCCTACCTCCTCGCCGAGGCCTTCGGGCGTCATGCCCGTGCCCGTATCCTCGCCCCGATCCTGCGAAGCCTGCCGCGGCGGTATGAGAACTTTGAATACGGCCCGCTGCCCGTCGACGAGGCGGCACTCCGCATCGTGCGCGACAAGCCGGCTCACCTCCTCGATCCCAGGTATGAGTCTTGGGAGGCGGTCCTTGTAAACGCGGCGATCGACACCTTGGCCGACCTCAGTTTGATCGACAAGGCACTCGACCGGAAGCGTGTGCTGTCGCTCACGAAAGGGATTCCCTTTTGGGCTTCCTGGCCGTTTGCGGGCGCTGCGGCTCCCCTCCCTCCGAAGGCACACATTGGCGTTTTCCCGGACGGCGGATTCGTAGGCGAATCCGTGCGTGCCTTGGCCGGTCCGTCGGGCGCGCTACGCCTCTCGCTCCCTGGGGGACCCGCCGAGCACCCAGCCTCGGCCCATCACGCTTCCTGGCATGCAGCCTGGGCCGATTCCGTCCTGCTAGAGAGCGAGCCGGCCGCAGACGCGCAAGATGCTGTCTTGCTTCAGCCATAA
- a CDS encoding class I SAM-dependent methyltransferase — protein sequence MPQDIERPSLIVADHWKDYQLVDCGMGMKMERWGAYTLVRPDPQIIWPRIDGSPWEKWDGFYHRSEKGGGRWEYKRALPDHWTVRYGKLTFKIHPTSFKHTGLFPEQAVNWDWFSERIRRAKAAGREVSVLNLFGYTGAATCAAAAAGAAVCHVDAAEGMVKWCRENAGLCNLADAPIRFIVDDCLKFVRREIKRGRKYDGIIMDPPTYGRGSTGEMWKLEDHLWPLLEECGQLLSDAPVFFLINAYTARLSPTVVLNLLQALLGERGGTFTCGEVGLPVQRDGKVLPCGIYGRWEA from the coding sequence ATGCCCCAGGATATCGAACGCCCCTCTCTTATTGTCGCAGACCACTGGAAAGACTACCAACTGGTCGATTGTGGCATGGGAATGAAGATGGAGCGCTGGGGTGCCTACACCCTTGTGCGGCCCGACCCACAGATCATTTGGCCTCGTATCGATGGCTCGCCCTGGGAGAAATGGGACGGGTTCTACCACCGCAGCGAAAAAGGAGGCGGGAGGTGGGAGTACAAACGCGCCCTGCCCGACCACTGGACGGTCCGCTATGGCAAACTGACGTTCAAGATACACCCCACCAGCTTCAAACACACCGGCCTGTTTCCTGAACAAGCTGTCAATTGGGACTGGTTCTCGGAGAGGATCCGTCGAGCCAAGGCTGCCGGGCGCGAGGTTTCGGTGCTGAATCTCTTCGGCTACACGGGAGCGGCCACTTGTGCCGCTGCAGCCGCGGGAGCCGCCGTGTGCCACGTCGACGCCGCGGAGGGCATGGTCAAGTGGTGCCGCGAGAATGCCGGGCTTTGCAACCTCGCCGACGCGCCCATCCGATTCATCGTGGACGACTGCCTTAAGTTTGTGCGTCGTGAGATCAAGCGGGGACGAAAGTACGATGGGATCATCATGGATCCGCCCACCTATGGTCGCGGCAGCACGGGCGAAATGTGGAAGCTTGAGGACCACCTGTGGCCGCTGCTCGAGGAATGCGGCCAACTGCTGTCAGATGCCCCGGTCTTCTTCCTTATCAACGCCTACACCGCGCGGCTCTCGCCCACGGTCGTGCTGAACCTGCTCCAGGCGCTTCTTGGCGAACGAGGCGGAACGTTCACTTGCGGAGAAGTCGGCCTTCCGGTCCAACGCGACGGCAAGGTGCTGCCTTGCGGCATATACGGGCGCTGGGAAGCCTGA
- a CDS encoding acyltransferase, giving the protein MERQLFIDRLRVFLCISVILHHVAIAYGALGGWFYLSPNPVDSVWRSALTVALAVNQAYFMALFFFLSAYFTPGSLARKGFIRFVKDRLLRLGVPLAAYVWFGHPLLVWVILRHKGETALTASGFVFESWQRAPETGHMWFVATLLIFDCAVAIFHRLLFRIRDSRTLSPIQVPLWLIPLATALAFTLRQFYAIGESVFGLQLGYFGLYVCLYGLGLFAARYRWIERLTWKENLPLLLIGAFALPMIILPVVLIVSQGGSLAPYIGGWHLEALGLAAWEACVCFAVSVALLLTFRAHFNRQHPGLDRICALSYGAYVVHPLWVVLATMALENTSHGPVLNLGITALVSTALSFATAALVRTIPGMTKIL; this is encoded by the coding sequence ATGGAACGACAGCTCTTTATCGACCGCCTGCGGGTCTTCCTCTGCATCTCGGTCATCCTTCACCACGTGGCGATTGCTTATGGTGCGCTGGGTGGGTGGTTTTATCTTTCGCCCAATCCGGTGGACTCCGTGTGGCGATCCGCGCTGACCGTCGCCCTTGCCGTGAATCAGGCCTATTTCATGGCGCTCTTCTTCTTTCTCTCGGCTTATTTCACGCCGGGATCGTTGGCGCGGAAGGGATTCATCCGTTTCGTGAAAGACAGGCTGCTCAGACTGGGTGTACCTCTGGCAGCGTACGTCTGGTTTGGGCACCCGCTGTTGGTTTGGGTTATCCTCCGGCACAAAGGAGAAACCGCGCTTACCGCATCGGGGTTCGTTTTCGAGTCCTGGCAACGCGCACCGGAGACGGGCCACATGTGGTTTGTCGCGACCTTGCTCATATTCGACTGTGCCGTCGCGATCTTCCATCGACTGCTTTTCAGGATCCGAGATTCACGGACCCTTTCCCCGATTCAGGTACCGCTTTGGTTGATACCCCTTGCCACTGCTTTGGCATTCACGCTCCGACAGTTCTATGCAATCGGGGAGAGCGTTTTCGGGCTGCAACTCGGCTATTTCGGCCTCTACGTCTGCTTGTATGGCCTGGGTCTTTTCGCGGCGCGATACCGATGGATCGAACGACTTACATGGAAGGAAAACCTACCCCTTTTGCTGATCGGCGCATTCGCTCTCCCGATGATCATTTTGCCAGTCGTTCTTATCGTGAGCCAAGGCGGTTCCCTCGCTCCGTACATTGGCGGATGGCACCTTGAAGCGCTTGGTTTGGCGGCGTGGGAGGCGTGCGTCTGCTTTGCCGTGAGTGTCGCTTTGCTCCTCACCTTCAGGGCGCATTTCAATCGCCAGCATCCCGGTCTCGATCGCATCTGCGCACTCTCTTATGGTGCGTATGTCGTGCATCCGCTTTGGGTGGTGCTGGCGACAATGGCATTGGAGAACACCAGCCATGGACCTGTGCTTAACCTCGGGATCACGGCGCTAGTGTCCACGGCGCTGAGTTTCGCCACGGCCGCCCTTGTACGAACAATTCCGGGCATGACCAAGATCCTCTGA
- a CDS encoding gluconokinase, GntK/IdnK-type, which yields MPYVPGLRSPYAMVGQLVYLGRMLDKIRLQSAGKLPPEYQANYGEAKPLVFDARCCRFLGVRHEHLVSLTAHGAVDEDILREVERVSGPKDADACMFWNRFITKIGWRDDRSEVLATRVRESRLEGRGIETFFDLIEADEGRDPHGSKPWLAKPIHTLVIMGVAGSGKSTLGTALARVLGWDFAEGDSFHPVENVEKLSRGVPLTDEDRLPWLQALKARLDLQASSGRRTVLACSALRQSYRDLLAPDLGFTRFIHLQAREEVLARRLQDRTDHFMPPSLLPSQLATLEPPQSALRVDSSLPVADLCAFIRDRLGL from the coding sequence ATGCCCTACGTCCCAGGTCTTCGAAGTCCCTATGCCATGGTCGGTCAGCTTGTGTATCTTGGTCGCATGCTCGACAAGATCCGGCTGCAGTCCGCGGGCAAGCTGCCGCCGGAGTACCAGGCAAACTATGGTGAGGCGAAACCGCTCGTGTTTGACGCTCGGTGCTGTCGCTTCCTCGGCGTACGGCACGAGCACTTGGTTTCGTTGACGGCCCACGGCGCCGTCGACGAAGACATCCTCCGCGAGGTGGAAAGGGTGTCAGGGCCGAAGGATGCCGACGCATGCATGTTCTGGAACCGCTTCATCACCAAGATCGGGTGGCGCGATGACCGCTCGGAGGTACTCGCAACCCGAGTGCGGGAGTCGCGCCTGGAGGGACGCGGGATCGAAACCTTCTTCGACTTGATTGAGGCGGACGAAGGACGCGACCCGCATGGCTCCAAGCCCTGGCTGGCAAAGCCGATCCATACCCTGGTAATCATGGGCGTCGCAGGCTCGGGTAAATCGACCCTCGGCACGGCTTTGGCACGTGTCTTGGGCTGGGACTTTGCGGAGGGGGATTCCTTTCACCCGGTAGAAAACGTGGAGAAGCTCTCCCGCGGAGTCCCGCTGACAGACGAAGATAGGTTGCCGTGGCTCCAGGCGCTCAAGGCCCGCTTGGATTTGCAGGCGTCCTCAGGCCGTAGAACAGTCCTCGCATGTTCCGCTCTGCGGCAAAGCTACCGGGACCTGCTCGCTCCCGACCTGGGCTTCACACGTTTCATTCACCTTCAGGCACGCGAGGAGGTGCTCGCCAGGCGCCTCCAGGACCGCACCGACCACTTCATGCCCCCCTCCCTGTTGCCTAGCCAGCTGGCCACTTTGGAGCCGCCGCAAAGTGCACTGCGGGTGGACTCATCATTGCCGGTGGCCGACTTGTGCGCTTTCATCCGGGACCGTCTCGGGCTCTGA
- a CDS encoding sugar isomerase domain-containing protein: MTPLTQAYFERSKDLLARAWDVNAPVIARVAPIIGESIAKGGVVHTFGSGHSELISREIIGRAGGLVCVTGVIDPTAGFIENLPGYGTKLIERYDRQYQLLPGEVMIVISNSGKNGSPIDVAQYAKTKGMVVVALTCMAMSRVTPAQHSSGKRLFEVADHVLDNGGVAGDAIVELQPASDGQQAVNGGPTSTLIGCSVLNWLMLAAIDWLKTQGHSLPILRSQNLPGAIEYNRALGQKYKHRLSRQLA; this comes from the coding sequence ATGACACCTTTGACCCAAGCCTATTTCGAACGCTCCAAAGACCTGCTCGCCCGCGCGTGGGACGTGAATGCACCCGTGATCGCACGCGTCGCGCCGATCATCGGGGAGAGCATAGCGAAGGGCGGGGTCGTGCATACCTTCGGCAGCGGTCACAGCGAACTCATCTCCCGTGAGATCATTGGCCGCGCGGGAGGCCTTGTCTGCGTGACGGGGGTGATCGATCCCACGGCTGGGTTCATCGAGAACCTGCCCGGCTACGGGACCAAGCTGATCGAGCGTTACGACCGCCAGTACCAGCTGCTGCCTGGTGAAGTGATGATCGTCATCTCGAACTCCGGGAAGAACGGCTCCCCCATCGATGTGGCCCAGTACGCAAAAACGAAGGGCATGGTTGTCGTCGCCCTCACCTGCATGGCCATGTCACGGGTGACGCCCGCGCAACACTCCAGCGGAAAGCGGCTCTTCGAGGTGGCAGACCACGTGCTCGACAACGGTGGCGTCGCCGGCGACGCGATCGTCGAGCTCCAGCCTGCGTCAGACGGGCAGCAGGCCGTCAACGGTGGGCCCACATCAACGCTTATAGGCTGCTCGGTGCTCAACTGGCTCATGCTCGCAGCGATCGATTGGCTGAAAACGCAGGGCCATTCCCTGCCCATTCTCCGAAGCCAAAACCTTCCCGGCGCGATCGAGTACAACCGAGCACTTGGCCAGAAGTACAAGCACCGCCTGAGCAGGCAGCTCGCATAG
- a CDS encoding nucleoside 2-deoxyribosyltransferase produces MKTKKKSYSVYFASELFSMKHLIGNAYLAEAIYERSHGKFLCVLPQNLEQRGNTAKSIRDQDLRALLECDLGLFNYDGTELDSGTVVEFMFAKFADIPSVILRSDFRHGGDQRGDPWNLMSSFYPRTTTVVIDSLGLYKGQMKKRRRPIGDEVVRLASLQSSADAQAMADTIAVACVRALERVLVTRPVMPKHLQEDVYQWLPLACGLRGKQKDLRRDFERILGRKVGRDLL; encoded by the coding sequence ATGAAGACGAAGAAGAAGAGCTACTCCGTTTATTTCGCGAGTGAGCTCTTCAGCATGAAGCACCTGATTGGAAACGCCTACCTGGCCGAGGCGATTTATGAACGTTCCCACGGCAAGTTCCTCTGCGTGCTGCCGCAAAACCTGGAACAACGGGGCAATACGGCGAAATCGATCCGCGACCAGGACCTGCGCGCACTCCTCGAGTGCGACCTCGGCCTCTTTAACTACGACGGCACCGAGCTCGACTCCGGCACGGTCGTGGAGTTCATGTTTGCGAAGTTTGCTGACATCCCATCCGTCATTTTGCGCAGTGACTTCCGACACGGTGGCGACCAGCGCGGGGACCCGTGGAACTTGATGAGCAGCTTCTATCCCCGCACCACCACGGTGGTGATAGACAGCCTCGGGCTATACAAGGGACAGATGAAAAAGCGTCGTCGGCCCATTGGAGACGAGGTGGTGAGGCTCGCGAGCCTGCAAAGTTCAGCTGATGCACAGGCCATGGCCGACACAATTGCAGTTGCCTGCGTGCGGGCGTTGGAGCGGGTCCTTGTCACCCGGCCCGTCATGCCAAAACACCTGCAGGAGGACGTGTACCAATGGCTGCCGCTCGCCTGCGGGCTCCGGGGCAAACAGAAGGACCTCCGAAGGGATTTCGAACGCATCCTCGGACGTAAGGTCGGACGCGACCTCCTATAA